In Salana multivorans, a single genomic region encodes these proteins:
- a CDS encoding phosphosulfolactate phosphohydrolase encodes MHDVTGDGAFAQASYQVRFDWGRAGLRRLAPCDVVVVVDVLGEAEDAAREVVTGLVPPDVLMLRGGLRNAAAVARACLDEQARRGGRTSIGVVAVGGETRGEARDDAGEARFAVEDLLGAGAVIAALTDLGIDHSSPEAAVACEGFLGLRRALGHLLISSGSGRAIVAADPAALADVHDAARLDADDDPRPLRG; translated from the coding sequence ATGCACGACGTGACGGGTGACGGGGCTTTCGCGCAGGCGAGCTACCAGGTCCGGTTCGACTGGGGTCGCGCGGGGCTGCGGCGGCTCGCGCCGTGCGACGTCGTGGTCGTCGTCGACGTCCTGGGCGAGGCGGAGGACGCCGCGCGCGAGGTCGTCACCGGTCTGGTGCCGCCCGACGTGCTCATGCTGCGCGGGGGTCTGCGGAACGCCGCGGCCGTCGCCCGCGCCTGCCTGGACGAGCAGGCCCGCCGCGGCGGACGGACGTCGATCGGCGTCGTGGCCGTCGGGGGCGAGACCCGGGGCGAGGCGCGCGACGACGCGGGCGAGGCGCGGTTCGCGGTCGAGGACCTGCTCGGCGCCGGTGCCGTGATCGCGGCGCTGACGGACCTGGGGATCGACCACAGCTCGCCCGAGGCGGCCGTCGCGTGCGAGGGGTTCCTCGGGCTCCGTCGCGCGCTCGGGCACCTGCTGATCTCCAGCGGGTCCGGCCGGGCCATCGTCGCGGCCGACCCGGCGGCGCTCGCGGACGTGCACGACGCGGCGCGGCTCGACGCCGACGACGACCCGCGGCCGCTGCGGGGCTGA